The following proteins are encoded in a genomic region of Paraburkholderia sp. BL23I1N1:
- the queA gene encoding tRNA preQ1(34) S-adenosylmethionine ribosyltransferase-isomerase QueA produces MFTLSDFDFDLPPELIAQVALPERSASRLLEVANTADATDTARLIDRRFAELPECIEAGDLLVFNDTKVLKARFLGQKASGGKIEVLVERLTGERTALAQIRASKSPQPGTTIRLADAFDVTVGERVEPFYTLHFPDDCLTLIEQFGRLPLPPYIEHDPDATDETRYQTVFAQNPGAVAAPTAGLHFDDALLARLEARGVEHATLTLHVGAGTFQPVRVENLAEHRMHSEWYHLPQSLADRIAATRARGNRVIAVGTTSMRALEAAARDADAAGLPLGAASTETDIFITPGYKFRVVDRLVTNFHLPKSTLLMLVSAFAGVETIREAYRHAIEQRYRFFSYGDAMLLTRRDV; encoded by the coding sequence ATGTTTACGCTTTCCGATTTCGATTTCGATCTGCCACCCGAGCTGATCGCGCAAGTTGCGCTGCCCGAGCGCAGCGCCAGCCGTCTGCTCGAAGTGGCCAACACGGCCGATGCCACCGACACCGCGCGCCTGATCGACCGCCGCTTTGCCGAGCTGCCCGAGTGCATCGAGGCCGGCGACCTGCTGGTCTTCAACGATACCAAAGTCCTGAAAGCGCGCTTCCTCGGCCAGAAGGCCAGTGGCGGCAAGATCGAAGTGCTGGTAGAGCGCCTGACGGGTGAGCGCACGGCGCTGGCGCAGATTCGCGCGAGCAAGAGCCCGCAGCCGGGCACCACGATCCGTCTCGCCGACGCGTTCGACGTGACGGTCGGCGAACGCGTCGAGCCGTTCTACACGCTGCATTTCCCCGACGACTGCCTGACGCTGATCGAGCAATTCGGCCGCCTGCCGCTGCCGCCGTACATCGAGCACGACCCCGACGCGACCGACGAAACCCGCTATCAGACGGTGTTCGCGCAGAATCCGGGCGCGGTGGCGGCGCCCACCGCCGGCCTGCACTTCGACGACGCGCTGCTCGCGCGGCTCGAGGCCCGCGGCGTGGAGCACGCGACGCTGACGCTGCACGTCGGCGCGGGCACCTTCCAGCCGGTGCGGGTGGAAAATCTGGCCGAGCACAGGATGCACAGCGAGTGGTATCACCTGCCGCAATCGCTCGCCGACAGGATCGCGGCGACGCGCGCGCGCGGCAACCGCGTGATCGCGGTGGGCACGACATCGATGCGCGCACTCGAGGCCGCCGCGCGCGACGCGGACGCCGCCGGACTCCCGCTCGGCGCAGCCAGCACGGAAACCGACATTTTCATCACGCCCGGCTATAAATTCCGCGTGGTGGACCGGCTGGTGACCAATTTCCACTTGCCGAAGTCGACGTTGCTGATGCTGGTATCGGCGTTCGCAGGCGTCGAGACGATTCGCGAGGCGTATCGCCACGCGATTGAACAGCGTTACCGCTTTTTCAGCTATGGCGATGCGATGCTGCTGACGCGCCGCGACGTCTGA
- the recG gene encoding ATP-dependent DNA helicase RecG, with translation MPLSERRLPSATDEVSAEPKRRVARGKAATADLNDLGAGVASESGKAAREGEMVDPFGDKPAGKPAGKATGKPAAKDTAKPAAKPVDKLAKLGLTRDIDLVLHLPMRYEDETSLTPIGHLLPGGISQTEGVVFDNEIAYRPRRQLLVKLRDDAGDELVLRFLNFYGSQVKQMAIGARLRVRGDVRGGFFGMEMVHPAVRVVDEDTPLPQALTPVYPSTAGVTQAYLRKSIDNALSRTSLPELLPAPIAQAYMQPLGVPTLMDAVRTLHHPGVQSDETALIDGTHPAWVRIKFEELLAQQMSLKRAHDERRTRAAPAMPRRKLGDEAALVARLLKALPFSLTAAQARVGGEIALDLTQPHPMQRLLQGDVGSGKTIVAALAAAQAIDAGYQAALMAPTEILAEQHARKLRGWLEPLGVSVAWLAGSLKTKEKRAAIEAAALGTAQLVIGTHAIIQDAVEFARLGLVIVDEQHRFGVAQRLALRAKARNAADGAQDFQPHQLMMSATPIPRTLAMTYYADLDVSTIDELPPGRTPILTKLVSDARREEVIGRVREAALTGRQVYWVCPLIEESETLQLQTAVETYETLVAALPELNVGLVHGRLAPAEKAAVMDAFTRNEVQLLVATTVIEVGVDVPNASLMVIEHAERFGLAQLHQLRGRVGRGSAASVCVLLYTGPLSMTARARLQTMRETTDGFEIARRDLEIRGPGEFLGARQSGAAMLRFADLQNDQWLIEPAREAAAALLEKYPEVVLQHLARWLGAREQYLKA, from the coding sequence ATGCCTTTGTCCGAACGCCGATTGCCCTCCGCTACCGATGAAGTGAGCGCCGAGCCGAAGCGCCGCGTCGCGCGGGGCAAAGCAGCGACGGCGGACTTAAACGACCTCGGCGCGGGTGTCGCCTCAGAGAGCGGCAAGGCCGCGCGTGAAGGCGAAATGGTTGACCCATTCGGTGACAAGCCTGCCGGCAAACCCGCGGGCAAAGCCACTGGGAAGCCGGCTGCCAAGGACACTGCCAAACCCGCGGCCAAACCCGTCGACAAGCTCGCCAAACTCGGCCTCACGCGCGACATCGATCTGGTCCTGCATCTGCCGATGCGCTACGAAGACGAGACCTCGTTGACGCCGATCGGACATCTGCTGCCGGGCGGCATCTCGCAGACCGAGGGCGTGGTGTTCGACAACGAAATCGCTTATCGCCCGCGCCGGCAGTTGCTCGTGAAACTCCGCGACGACGCCGGCGACGAACTCGTCCTGCGCTTTCTGAATTTCTACGGCTCGCAGGTCAAGCAGATGGCGATCGGCGCGCGGCTGCGCGTGCGCGGCGACGTACGCGGCGGCTTCTTCGGCATGGAGATGGTGCACCCGGCGGTGCGCGTGGTCGACGAAGACACGCCGCTGCCGCAGGCGCTGACGCCGGTGTATCCGAGCACTGCGGGCGTCACGCAGGCGTATTTGCGCAAGTCGATCGATAACGCGTTGTCGCGCACGTCGTTGCCGGAGCTGCTGCCCGCGCCGATCGCGCAAGCTTATATGCAGCCGCTCGGCGTGCCGACGCTGATGGACGCCGTGCGTACGCTGCATCATCCGGGCGTGCAATCCGATGAGACCGCGTTGATCGACGGCACGCATCCCGCGTGGGTGCGGATCAAGTTCGAAGAATTGCTGGCACAGCAGATGTCGTTGAAGCGTGCCCATGACGAGCGCCGCACGCGCGCGGCGCCGGCCATGCCGCGCCGGAAGCTGGGCGATGAAGCGGCGCTGGTGGCGCGTTTGCTGAAGGCGCTGCCGTTTTCGCTGACGGCCGCGCAGGCGCGCGTGGGCGGCGAGATCGCGCTCGATCTGACCCAGCCGCATCCGATGCAGCGCCTGCTGCAAGGCGATGTTGGCAGCGGCAAGACGATCGTCGCCGCGCTGGCTGCGGCGCAGGCAATCGACGCCGGCTACCAGGCCGCGCTGATGGCGCCGACTGAAATCCTCGCCGAACAGCACGCGCGCAAATTGCGCGGCTGGCTGGAACCGTTGGGCGTGAGCGTCGCGTGGCTCGCGGGCAGCCTGAAAACCAAGGAAAAGCGCGCCGCGATCGAAGCGGCGGCCCTGGGCACCGCGCAACTCGTGATCGGTACACACGCGATCATCCAGGACGCGGTCGAGTTTGCACGGCTGGGGTTGGTGATCGTCGACGAACAACATCGCTTCGGCGTGGCGCAGCGGCTTGCGTTGCGCGCGAAGGCGCGAAACGCGGCGGACGGCGCGCAGGACTTCCAGCCGCATCAGCTGATGATGTCCGCGACGCCCATTCCGCGCACGCTGGCCATGACCTATTACGCCGACCTCGACGTGTCGACCATCGACGAACTGCCGCCTGGACGCACGCCGATTCTGACCAAGCTGGTCTCCGACGCGCGGCGCGAAGAGGTGATCGGCCGTGTGCGCGAGGCCGCGCTGACGGGGCGGCAGGTTTACTGGGTATGTCCGCTGATCGAGGAAAGCGAGACCTTGCAGTTGCAGACCGCGGTCGAGACCTATGAGACGCTGGTGGCCGCATTGCCCGAATTGAACGTCGGTCTGGTGCACGGACGGCTCGCGCCGGCGGAGAAGGCTGCCGTCATGGATGCCTTCACACGCAACGAGGTGCAATTGCTGGTGGCGACGACGGTGATCGAAGTGGGTGTCGACGTGCCGAACGCCTCGCTGATGGTGATCGAGCATGCCGAGCGCTTCGGTCTCGCGCAGTTGCACCAGTTGCGCGGACGGGTGGGGCGCGGGAGCGCGGCTTCGGTTTGCGTGTTGCTGTATACCGGGCCGCTCTCGATGACGGCGCGGGCACGCTTGCAGACCATGCGCGAGACGACTGACGGGTTCGAAATTGCCCGGCGCGACCTCGAGATTCGCGGTCCGGGAGAATTTCTGGGCGCCCGGCAGTCGGGTGCGGCCATGCTGAGGTTTGCCGATCTCCAGAACGATCAGTGGCTTATCGAGCCGGCCAGAGAGGCCGCCGCGGCTTTGCTCGAGAAGTATCCCGAGGTGGTGTTGCAGCACCTGGCCCGCTGGCTTGGGGCGCGGGAGCAGTATCTGAAGGCTTGA